CCTTGATGGCTTTTTTCATCAAGTCTGTTCCCTTTCACAGGTGCACCCTGCTGCTCCCTCTCCTGCCCCAGCATACGATGCTACGCAATCACCCATCAGTCTGGTATTGAGGTTAAGGTAAGTTTCAAATGGGCTTGCATTACATTTCCTCTACAGcacagtgtttggtgtattggccactACTGATCTAGATGGAATGTCACGGTTTGACAGTTTATACTTTTGTTTACCACCAGAGGGCAGCAATAGCACATTTTGTTTTGGCAGCACCAATACTATTTCTCAGCTGTTCTGACCTGTATAAAGGTGGCttgtagaataaataaataaactacattgCTGAATGAAATCAGGACTGAATGAGGACCTGCCTTTTGTGctccagtaatatatatatataatgtatgtatatattactggccaaaagttttgcatcacctagaattttagtattgagacattaattaaaaaaaaaaaaaaaactatgaacataatttaacatAATTTTATTgactcaaagaaactacaaaattatgcAATTTTGCAAACATCTACCAGacaccataatagtagtacagtattttatgtatgtaattcaatatgttaacgtaacattattcagcaggtttcatttaataataataataataataactttatgaagcaaaatagcACTGGTGTCTGGAGGCACTCTGTGCAAGTCTTACTGCTACAAGCTGATTGGCAGTGCACATCACCTCATCACAGAGCAGCACTCTCACCTGTCTCTCTCATTGGCAGTGCACATCACCTCATCACAGAGCAGCACTCTCACCTGTCATTCTCATTGGCTGAGCACCTCATCACAGAGCAGCACTCTCACCTGTCTCTCTCATTGGCAGTGCACCTCACCTCATCACAGAGCAGCACTCTCACCTGTCTCTCTCATTGGCAGTGCACATCACCTCATCACAGAGCAGCACCCTCACCTGTCTCTCTCATTGGCTGAGCACCTCATCACAGAGCAGCACTCTCACCTGTCTCTCTCATTGGCAGTGCACATCACCTCATCACAGAGCAGCACCCTCACCTGTCTCTCTCATTGGCTGAGCACCTCATCACAGAGCAGCACTCTCACCTGTCTCTCTCATTGGCAGTGCACCTCATCACAGAGCAGCACCCTCACCTGCCTCTCTCATTGGCAGTGCACATCACCTCATCACAGAGCAGCACTCTCACCTGTCTCTCTCATTGGCTGAGCACCTCATCACAGAGCAGCACCCTCACCTGTCTCTCTCATTGGCTGAGCACCTCATCACAGAGCAGCACTCTCACCTGTCTCTCTCATTGGCTGAGCACCTCATCACCAGCACCTCATCACCTCATCTCTCTCCTTGGTATTATGTATCTCCTCTCTAAACAGAGCAGCACTGAACTCACTTGTCACTCTCATGTCTTACAGGAATTTAAAGAAGGAGCTGAATGACATTCGATTTGAATTCATGCCTGGGAGAGGTAACTTCAATTTAGTTAATTTTATAAAGTGTCTTTCATGTCACAGtagcatctcaaagcgctttacatgttGCTTCAAACAGAAAGAAGAATGCAATCACAAGAGTAGTCAAAATTACAAAGTAATaagaacaataaataataatgaaaatgattGCGATTCTCTTCAGATACCGCTGATGGAGTTTCCCAAGAGCTGGTTTCTGCCGGGCTGGTGGATGGAAGAGATGTAGTAATAGGTGGGTGAACTCAGAAGATGCACAATGTGTACCTGGACAAAGATATCACAGCAGCAGCTCTGCGTTACTAGCTGTACACAGTGGGGCTTGAATTACCAAACCGTATTGGTTACTTAACGTTTTGCAAATCAACAGTTTGTTGTTCAATGTAGAAATACAGGCTGGCAGAGCAGAAGTTGAGTAGAAACTGAGTGGGATTGTGTTTGTGGGGTACAGGGGTGTTCTTTACCTCACTTGGGTATTCAGAGATTATTGGACGTTTCTGATAAAAAGGGTTTATTGAATGCTATTTGTCTGTGCTTCCCTTATTCTTGaatgtaatgtattaaaaaataattacatttcttctTCAGATTATCCCCGATTGCACACTCATACTGAAAggtcttaagctgagggaacacaaagccacttcaGGAATGGtgacttgaaacctggttccaggagacctagtttgaggcaactttgctgcatcaaaccccaagtctcccctggtgtgccatgcagtggcttgaaacctagtctcctgaaaccaagttccaagccacaaagtggcttcatgttccctcagctttagggtGGTGTCTTCAGACAACACCCTACAGAATAATGTTGTTGGGGCAAGTTTGGTAACCATTATAGTTTCTTAAACTTGAATGAAAACAATTCAAATTAGGCATTGATCGTTTGAAGACCTGGAGTCATTTTAGTGAATATTGGATAAAGATAACGTCCTCTTTCGTTTCAGTTGCTGCTAATTTGCAGAAAATTGTTGATGAGCCACAGACAACGCGATCAGTCACTTTTAAACTGGTAAGTGGACAAAACAGGCACGTGTTCCTTCTACCCCAAGACTGACTGGAGAAATAAGCATCCCATTAAGAGGGCTCATACACTGTGTAGCTTTCTTCATTTTTGGTGTTTAGTTTTGAAGAGCAAACAAAATCTTGTGACTCATGCACTGCTAGAGTATTTATTTTGGTCTTCACTGTTCCTGGGGTAGTGTTAGTGTATCTGTTTTTGTGTGCCTGTAGAAGCACAAATGTTCCGTGTCAAATCAGTACAAAGGGGTCCCCCagtggctcccctggtaaaggcatggctgtatggtgtgcagggtgagtaatacattcaggggagtgcaggggtccctgagagtctcccctggtaaaggttGGCCACATGGTGTGCAGTTGGAGTAAAAgggagtgtcacattggctctgccACGCCTGTGAGTTAGGAGCTGCCTAGTGAGCTCAGACGGACACCTGCacggctggtctttgtcctccagagggcggtagctctctgacatccgctctcgagttcctgggtgtaaaagaggaagctggcttggtcgtgggatcggaggactcccactgaaccttcagttctccccagctgtgtggggaatttctgtgaggggaaaaataattgattattctaaattggggagaaaatctggggtaaaataattgagcaCTCGAAAATCAAGTCAGTACTaagcacttttttgttttttttctcttgtatCCATAGGCCTCTGGAGTTGAAGTCTCTGAAATTCCAGACGATGTTAAACTTATGGGATTTGCACATCTCAGCATTAGTTAAACTGCTCTAACAGGGACATGACTtgcctaaaaaaaagaaaaaaaaaaagacactcctGTGCTTATTCCTTACTTTTTATTGGCCTAATGAAAACCACTATTGCCAAAGAAAATTCTAAAAACGCTGCCACCCCATACGATTCGAAACGTCGCTTTGTAACTAAGAAGATGTGTTTGTAATGCAACTAATAGGAATCACACTAAAATGTTTACAGTGTATGTATGTTTGGAATGAAGCAATCGTCAACATCCACCCACCCACCCAGAGCTTTTCCGCTTTTATTTCACATGCAATCTTGTCCTGCTAATGTAAACATGCCTTCTGTTAAACAGTACTACTGAATACACAGCTGGGACCCCACTGTAGTACTGAACCCTACCTGTACAATGGGTGTGCTTTCAGTTATTAACTTTAAGCTGTCCTTTAGGAAACCCAATCAATCCACACCTTGTAACAGGGACACCTCACATCTTTCTATGTACTCGTTTTGTGATGCACTCAGTAAGCAGTGTGCATTAACTAGCTGTGTATCTAGGGCTGTTCCGTTAGCAAGCATCAGCACATTCAAACTGCAGTGGAATAGCTGAGTAAAGCAGCCAGGCGGTTCCAGTATTGCAGTCCAGAGTAGAAAGGATGCACAGCCACCCCTCATCAGAAAGGAGTCCTGTTTAGAGGACTTGCTTATTAATTTATTTGCAGGCAACACAGTTGTGATAAGGACATTGCATTACAGTGGATCTCAGCAgttagtttcatttttatttttggctcTGGTAGTTTTGGGTCATTTATGATTTTTGATTATAGGAGGGTCTATATATGTTTGTTTCCTTTTAAGAATAAACGTGGATCTGGTGGGATATATATGTAGTGCCCTTTATACTATACACTTATCTTGCTCATTCATATGTACCAGtatatttctcaaaaacaaagaattttaggaaaaatcttttgtagcaaacgttttgcttttgtggatgaggaaaaagttacaagaaatagatgtctacactttatttatttctgcaatttgttttttgcaaaactctaaaaatgctaattcaaaagtattcataccctgacaaggaaaatgaaattaatagctagttgaggcacctttagcaataataacctcttttaaactattaggatatttgtcaatgagcttttggcacaATTCTTTAgtaatttttgaccattcttcaacgcagaattgttccagttcattcaaattctgaggacttctcttgtgcacagccttcttcaactcataccaaagattctcaatcggatttagatcgggactttgacttgattttattcttctttaaccattctgaagtagattttgatgtgagTTTTGgttcgttgttgtgttggaacgtccagttgcgctttaaaccaaattttgtagcggagggtttcagatgattggctaaTATcatttggtatgctatggaattcattttaccatgtattggaagtTTCCTGTGCCGTTAGAGGAAAGTGAGCCCCATAGAATGATATTacgtcatccacaaaagcaaaacttttgctacaaaagatttttcctataatgctttgttttcgagaaattcctggaaattataaatttccattggggtaagTAAACTTGTGCCCTAAAGCTGCACATATATATGTATGCGACCCTTTCAATCCACATGTCTGTATCAGTGGTATACTGTAATTGAAGCAGTCTTATTTTTATGCTATTTTGCCAGAAATTTGGTAGGGGGAAAAAAAGTGcccatttactttttatttagaCTGTTACCAAAAGCTCAGTATGTGTGCCTTTAAGGATTTTGAAGTTGACTTTACGGTCCGGCTCACTGTGTGGTATTCACTGGTAAAGAtgcatctaaagcccctttcacactggcatgatctactggctacgcaatttcacactgcttttgataaagctgggttgacctgggtgacagacacaagtacacaatgcgcgtatcgatgccccggaagcagcttgttacaggtgcttccatccaagcttctctggattgaaccatcggtccaaatgttgattagagcaaatgtgaCTTCATCCCTGCTGtagtctggctcatgctgtgtctcaagcaaaaaaaatatggctaaacagaataaacagaaatgttctttgtggaagtgaaaccttcacgcaggtgtggctgtttgttattgcatcggctcatgaacggccgtcaagcattttgtctcgctcaacccgggtcaaagcgtgtcgacccacatcctgaggtgggtcgctgtgaCCCGGGTTAACCGACCCAGGtgcgtggtttcacactacgcagaaTTGTGACCCGgttagccagaacccaggtctggacccgggtaggagtgccagtgtgaaaggggttatATTCTGCTGTATACCCTGATCATATTCAAGCAGTGCAAAACCTTGGAGGACTCCATTCGAGCTATCAAGGAAACAAAGTCCCACACTCTATAGTGTCAGAATAAAGCTATCAATAGGCAAAGCTTTTTCATTTGTTATTGTATTAGGTTTCTTAGACTAGTGGGGCCTGCCAATGGGATCACTCAGCACTTCTGTGATCATTAATAATCCTGTGCACCAGGACAGTAATCAAAGCATGCATTATAGAGCCACTGGAATATAATGACAAACCAGGCTTTTATTTATGTAGTGTTTCCTTTTAATCTCCTGGCAGCATAGAAACCCCTTCTGACCGCACTGGGATACAAATGCCACACGATCCATCATCACTCCCTCGTCCGCTTGTTAGTTTATGGAATGTAGTCGTGTCTTTGATTTGAATTCCTTAACAGGAGGATTCATAAGAACTTCACTACTTTTAGTATGTAAATAATTtggtgttgatttttttttatacggGGTGTTTCACAGTTGGCCTTTGTATCTTAATTTTTTTCCTCCAAAAATAAGGTAAAGCTGTAGCAATTTAGAATAAAGAACATGAGCAGGCATTCAATAACTGCAGCAGCTGTGCTATTACTCCTAGAAGAGCATTTCTATGAAACACATCGCGGTACCTGATGACATTACCATGGTAACACTGTGGCTACAGACATGCCCAGCGGTTACACACTAATCCACCAATAGCTAGCAGGTAAAAGCAGAAGCTATTATCCACGGTTACGTAATGGCCTGTAATGTAAAGTGCGACCCCTAAACGCTGTGTAAGGAAACGggaatttatatatattaaaaacagcagGTACAGGTATGATCATGAGCAACAGGGTTCAATCTAGAAGTTGTCGGtcttatatattttgtattacagtacatattttgtTGAGCCCCACATTTAAGCCACATGCATTATGGTTTTAATGCCAGGATATGCAACGCTGAAAGGCAAAGCTGTTTTATGTTAAATTTAAAGGCAACCCCTTGCATGACAATGTAGCTTGTCTGTAATATAATAGCTGAGTAGAAGAGAGGGAGTGCTGCACTTTTCAAACTCCTCCCCTATGCCCAGTGCACACAGAcataggtgtttgtttttgtgggtTAAAAACGAGTGTAATTATGCTtcatatgctgtgttttcaatctgGAAGGACAAACACGGCAAGTTTTAAAGCGTGTTGTTTTCTGAAGTTTTGTCCAACATATTCTAAAGAATTTTATAATGAAGCCTTCGGTTTTAGCTCCCTCGATATGACAGACAAAGCATTTGAACACAAGAGCGCTTGAGAGAAAGTGTCTTCAAAGAGAGAAAATGCTTTGATTTGTGAGGAATTCCGGGCAGAATCCTCAACTGACACGACCCATTGTCCTCAGCCAGGGGTTGAAATGAAGCGACCGATTCAGATATTGTGTCAACTGGACTGACTAATCCAGTTTCTGCATTATAAATAACTAGGCCCCTCTTAGCTGATCAGAGAACTCTAGATTCACAGATAGCACTAATCGATATTTTACCGTAAGCAGTTCTCTTGCACCAAAATAATTACCAGATCCAAATTCTGTGACAGGCCTGTATCAATTGTCAAAAAGAATGACACTTAAAATTGGTATCCAAATATGTATACTCCTCCATTCTTTCAACTAAAGGAGTGATTAGACGTTAGGGGGGGGGGGACAACCTTTATCTTGACGAGCATTAAAACCCAGTCACTTGGCATATTGGTTGGATGACAAACACTCACCCAGGTGTTGGGAGAGAGTCTATATGCaatcatttaaaattaattttcttatCTCTCTTATCAAGCTGCAATCAGACACCTCATTTCCTATTCATTCTATCTGGATTTCTAGTACGTCAGAGCCATAATAACAGTGCTCTCATTCAGTTAATAATAAAGTGCTTACGATTGGTGTGTCTGACTTGAATTGGAGATCACGATCCAAGGGTGGTGGTGTCATACTCAAGAATAATGATAGTCTATGAAAGAACATGAAACATCTGTGGCACAGCATTGAAATGAGATGCCAGTGCTTTAAATACAAGCACattgcacactgcacactgcttCCCTGTATTTACACTGATCTCAGTCTAGGATCTTGTAATCTGTCAGCTTCATTCTGTGAACCCTTTCCATTTTAGAAGAGCTACAGCAGCCCTAACTACATTCTGGGGATGTGTTCATGAAGCAGGTGTATCTCTTAGTTCTTGTATGAGAAAGAAAGAACGTATTCAGCATACCTGCAAGTTAACAATTTCACAGTTTCTGTACTGACCAGCACGCACACTCTGGATTGAACCCTGAAACAATCAGCTGCATGGtattatgtgtgtatgtatgtatgtagtattattattattatatttttaaacgatAAGTAGCTAAGATTTTAAAATCCAATTCCCCCCCTTACTCTAACCAGTATAATTCACAGTACAGCCCCCCTATTGATAAGTTGAACTTGTACATGTTACATTATACATACAATGGTACAGAGAAGCCTTCCCCTCTATGCTGGTCTGTATGAACTggagccccctcccctcccatgcTCTCCTCCACGCTGGTCTGTATGAACTggagccccctcccctcccatgcTCTCCTCCACGCTGGTCTGTATGAACTGGAGCCCCCTCCCATGCTCTCCTCCACGCTGGTCTGTATGAACTggagccccctcccctcccatgcTCTCCTCCACGCTGGTCTGTATGAACTggagccccctcccctcccatgcTCTCCTCCACGCTGGTCTGTATGAACTggagccccctcccctcccatgcTCTCCTCCACGCTGGTCTGTATGAACTGGAGCCCCCTCCCATGCTCTCCTCCACGCTGGTCTGTATGAACTggagccccctcccctcccatgcTCTCCTCCATGCTGGTCTGTATGATCTGGAGCCCCCTCCCATGCAGGTTGGCATGTAGTACCATGTGATTTAAACTGGAGAGGAACTCCTTCTATCCAGCAAAGACAGTGTGGAGGACCAGACTTGAGAGGTGGTTTCTCTCTAGGGCTGTACCTTCAAATACTGAAGCAAATGTACAATTCCGGCAGCACAGTCAGGGACATTTTAAACATGGTACCGAGGCGAATGAAGAGTAGGTTTTAAAGCCTTAGATACGACACTCAACTGTAATCAATGAACTGTCCCTAACAGTGAAGGAGCAATGGGACAGAGTACCCTTACACATAACTGTGTGTGTAGTAGATTCAGCACAAAGGAgtacaatattctaggtgtgtttttcttttttttcgtcCTTTGGTTTTGGATTGAAATGCATGTTTCTCTAATTGGTTTTAATCAATAAAGAATAAGATTATCAATTGAGTCTGTGGCTGTTGTTTGTCATTTGGACGAGGACTATCTGAACAAGGTCGTTTTGTTCAGTGTTGgaatatgtttgaaaaaaaaacctttgaacTGTAAGAATCACTAAAATGCACATTTATACAAAGTGCATGCAGAAGCAATGGGAAGAGATTGGCGTTGCTGGCTCATTCCTGGTTACTTTCAAGTAACTGAAAATCATGTACATATACACCAATATTAGAATCCTTTCAAAATTAGAATTGAGCtcaaaaacatgtttgttctgcTAATGAGCGTTCTAAACTAAGATTAATTTGCAGTATAAGGTCCAGAAAATAGTTAACTAATCCTATTAATTCAGGTATTAAAGGTTGCTTTTTGGACTTTACCTTTGTTGTAAAACTCCGAAGGAGTCTGGGAGATTTCCCAGGGAAGCAAGCCTCTCTGTGTCGTGCTAAAACCTgctttattcttatttttgttgCCAGTATCACATAGAAACAATATTGTGCTCTGCAGTACATTACACAGCAATAGGTCATGAAGTGGAAGCTCTGCAGTACATTACACAGCAATAGGTCATGAAGTGGATGCTCTGCAGTACATTACACAGCAATAGGTCATGAAGTGGATGCTCTGCAGTACATTACACAGCAATAGGTCATGAAGTGGATGCTCTGCAGTACATTACACAGCAATAGGTCATGAAGTGGATGCTCTGCAGTACATTACACAGCAATAGGCCGTGGAATCGAAGCCTTGAACAAACGgacaagaaagctgcagttaaaAGCGCTGGTGCGCACTGTTATTAACAaactaaacacacaaacaaacacaggaacaaatgagaaggtacaagggccaaaataaaagaaaaaaaaatgctgctagtggcaatgctggcagcggaaatgctgacagctgtGTGGGGCACTCCAGCAGCGGAAATCCTGGCTCCTCCAGACGGGCAGCCAACAGTGCTGACAGCAGTGCGGGGCACTCAgacaacagcaacaccacccatgGGAATGCTGGCAGTGACAATGCTGACAGCAGAAATGCTGGCTCCTCTAGATGTGCAGCCAGCAGGGGCTGGGCACTCCAGTCGTGGCAACGCTGGTaatggcaacgctggcagcagaAACAGATGCCAAGgtgcgctggagacagcggggcttctccctgtagCATTGGAGATGGCATCGGCTCCTCCCCTGTTGGCAatggagatggcagcagctcctccctctctggctctggAGTTGGCACCGACACCTTGGCTCGCCTCTAGGAACGTccactcctccccttcttcctctcACCCTGAAGGGGACAGCACACCGTATAGTGCCTGAGCTCTCCACAGACGAAGCACCGTCTCAGGTGACTTgggacagaggggcccgtctctgGCTTTCAGGCTGGCAGCTGGTGTTGGGCCTTTAGGTGGAGCCACTCATCGGGGGACTCGACCTCATCCTTGTGGTAAGCTTCCATGAAGCAGGGGTCTTCGTAGGGGCACTCTTCTCTTCGCACCACGGAGCCCCTTCAGCTTGCCGCCGCCGTTGCTCATCGTGCCATTTTTTATTAAAGTCCATGATAAATTATAttatcattatattattattttaaactgcagtcctgctctgagtctccaggggggcgctatcccacttctgacacgaAATGTAACAGGATAGCGTCAATAATGAGACTCGgacaagaaagctgcagttaaaATTGCTGGTGTGCAcagttattaacaaaataaaaacacaaacaaacacaggaacaaaggaGAAGGTACAAGGGCCTAAAcacacagttaaacaaaaacaattcctCAGagaatactgtatatatctttGTAAAGTCATTTGTAGAGTTGTCCTTCctgtaataacatgtttataacaTGTAATGCCTAGTTGGTGATCTTTTCTTTTCAGTTGTACATAGCACTATAAAAAGCCTTCATATCTCTTGCTATGTGCTTCTGTACATAGTTCTTGTTCTGGGCTGGGGTATTTTAATCATGATGTAATGACCTAAAGACAGCTCAGCTGAGTGATTGCAGTGTGCTAATGAAGTTTTCTTCTTGCTCACAGAATTGGTCGCCGGCCTGTCGTCCTCCTCTCAATATGTCTGCAATTTGCATCTGggattgctgctgcattttcacCAAATATTTATGTCTACATCTCCCTTCATTTTGTTGTTGGCACTACCATATCCGGGCTAATGATCAATGTTTTTGTGTTGGGCAAAggggatttattttctttaaacattgatgtgtttgaaaaaaaacaaagacaacacTGTATAATCCAGCACCCTGTGTAATCCAGCACATTGTATAATCCAGCACCCTGTACACATTGCGAGCTGCTTGTTCTTCATTTATTTGTAGGCACGGAGTGGTATGGAATCTCCAAGCGTTCCTTTTCCATCATCCTCACCCACGCTGCCTTTTCAGTGGGGCTGATGGTTCTGGCTGGCATGGCATACGCTGTTCGAGAGTGGAGGACACTGCAACTTGGGCTGTCTGTTCCGTTAGCACTCACTGGCATTTTCTTCTGGTAAGAAGGCTCTAGGTAATGATGTACTGGGAATGATGGAGAACACAAGCTTAAGAGTGGATTCAGAGAACATGTATTTGCATGTTCTTAGTTATGTATTTAACtgggagatttacccattgagacaagcctaatttacaagggggtcctggaaaacagtacaaaaacaattGCAAGGTACAGACaacacagtaaaaacatgtgtgATTCAAACGtcatcagcagcacacagagatctaagactaaaataattaaatcatatCTATTTGTGAATGTGGACTGAGGGAGatgcattggcaggaggttctaagcaattcaaATTCCATCCtcatactatgatggaaacaATCCCACATCTTCAGGAGTTGATATGTAAAAGATAATTCTCCTGTACGTGTTAGAATCCTTGGAAGAGCCAGATTAATATAATTTACCAGATTCTACCAGAGCAATCAAATAAGGAGGTTGTGAAGTGCTCTGTGTGTCGCTATATGGTTCTGAAGTGCTCTGTGTGTCGCTATATGGTTCTGAAGTGCTCTGTGTGTCGCTATACGGTTCTGAAGTGCTCTGTGTGTCGCTGTTCGGTTCTGAAGTGCTCTGTGTGTCGCTATAAGGTTCTGAAGTGCTCTGTGTCTCGCTGTACGGTTCTGAAGTGCTCTGTGTCTCGCTGTATGGTTCTGAAGTGCTCTTTGTGTCACTGTACGGTTCTGAAGTGCTCTGTGTGTTGTTATATTCAACAGCATTCTTCCTGAATCAGCCCGCTGGCTTCTGACCCAAGGAAAGCAGGAGGAAGCGAAGAAGCTGATCCTAAAAGCTGTGAATAAACGCACAGTGCCAGAGACCCTGCTTCACCAGGTAACATGTTATTTTGGTCTAATTTTAGAATTGGTTTCTTTATAGAACAACTGATTGTGTTATTAAACtgattcattgtttttgttttcttaagatGGAAGGTGAGAAGTCAGGCAAGACCGGAAGTGTATTGGATCTGTTCAGAATACCCCGTCTGAGGAGAATCACACTAATCATGTCCTATATCTGGTATGAGCTAACTTACTGTATATGACAGAACTGCACACCAGTAACTTACTGTCTATCAATGATCAGCAGATCAGTAACTTGCTGTATATCAATGAATAGCAGATCAATAACTTACTGTCTACCAATGAACTGCAGATCAATAATTTACTGTCTATCACAGAACTGCAAATCAATAACTTAATGTCTATCTATGAGTAGCAGATCAATAACTTTTTGTGTGCCAGGTTCGTGACCAGTCTTGTGTACTATGGACTGGGCCTCAATGTCGGTAATTTCGGGCTGAATATTTATTTGACCCAGTTTATTTTTGGCTTGGTGGGGATATGCA
The Acipenser ruthenus chromosome 3, fAciRut3.2 maternal haplotype, whole genome shotgun sequence genome window above contains:
- the LOC117394572 gene encoding solute carrier family 22 member 13-like, producing MLTAVWGTPAAEILAPPDGQPTVLTAVRGTQTTATPPMGMLAVTMLTAEMLAPLDVQPAGAGHSSRGNAGNGNAGSRNRCQAPCTHCELLVLHLFVGTEWYGISKRSFSIILTHAAFSVGLMVLAGMAYAVREWRTLQLGLSVPLALTGIFFCILPESARWLLTQGKQEEAKKLILKAVNKRTVPETLLHQMEGEKSGKTGSVLDLFRIPRLRRITLIMSYIWYELTYCI